In a genomic window of Ignavibacteriota bacterium:
- a CDS encoding DUF3943 domain-containing protein, protein MKLRFEQIIVAALVLLMYQDFYSQKNVTNSDSLISENNSNYKISSYTEEKKYLLPAIEVVGLNLTVWSYSKYITQRGFADISWNSVKNNFKTGFVWDNDRFLMNQFMHPFHGANYFNTARSNGLSFWESIPYAISGSLMWEMFMEKELPSYNDLANTSISGITLGEISNRIANLIIDESTIGAERVLREISSTIINPMNGFNRLIRGDMWKVGNKKKNEKLHFTFAAGTHNVFINKNIDENEQYLSLRGNLDYGKQFDVKNHKNPFDYFTLQIEANFRNGSDILAISASGVITDSKLNLFDVSNNIFGVYKEIDIFYNDVYKFSSTSISSQLVNTTKLSPDLSLQNYLGISIIIMGATNSAYANEVDKDYNLGPGVSGKIGVNLKFDENSSIYLNYKRNWIYTLSGAESEEFIGLLNSGINYNLFAQSHIGIEYLLYERFGDYKNFPNTKDSNSALRFYIKQTF, encoded by the coding sequence ATGAAATTAAGATTTGAACAAATTATAGTCGCAGCCTTGGTTTTATTGATGTATCAAGATTTTTATTCACAAAAAAATGTTACAAATAGCGATAGCTTGATTTCTGAAAACAATAGCAATTATAAAATCTCTTCATACACAGAAGAAAAAAAATATCTGCTGCCGGCAATTGAAGTAGTCGGACTAAATTTAACTGTTTGGTCGTATAGCAAATATATTACACAAAGAGGTTTTGCTGATATTAGCTGGAATTCCGTAAAGAATAATTTTAAAACCGGTTTTGTTTGGGATAATGACAGATTTTTAATGAATCAATTTATGCATCCATTTCATGGAGCAAATTATTTTAATACTGCAAGATCAAACGGATTGAGTTTTTGGGAATCAATTCCTTACGCAATTAGCGGAAGTTTAATGTGGGAAATGTTTATGGAAAAAGAACTGCCTTCATACAACGATCTTGCCAATACTTCTATAAGCGGAATTACTCTTGGCGAAATATCAAATAGAATTGCGAATTTAATTATTGATGAAAGTACTATTGGTGCCGAAAGAGTTTTAAGAGAAATTTCATCTACGATTATAAATCCAATGAATGGATTTAACCGACTAATACGAGGCGATATGTGGAAAGTTGGAAATAAAAAAAAGAATGAGAAACTACATTTTACTTTTGCTGCTGGAACACATAATGTATTTATAAATAAAAATATTGATGAGAATGAACAATATCTTTCATTGCGTGGCAACTTAGATTATGGAAAACAATTTGATGTTAAGAATCACAAAAATCCTTTTGATTATTTCACCTTACAAATAGAAGCAAATTTTAGAAACGGTAGCGATATTTTGGCAATAAGTGCAAGCGGTGTAATTACAGACTCAAAATTAAATTTGTTCGATGTTTCAAATAATATTTTCGGAGTTTATAAAGAGATTGATATTTTCTATAACGATGTCTATAAATTTTCCTCAACAAGTATTTCATCTCAATTGGTTAATACAACAAAACTTTCACCAGATTTAAGTTTGCAGAATTATTTAGGTATTTCAATTATTATAATGGGAGCAACAAACTCGGCTTACGCAAATGAAGTTGATAAAGATTATAATCTTGGTCCGGGAGTTAGCGGAAAAATAGGTGTAAACTTAAAGTTTGATGAAAATTCATCTATCTACTTAAACTATAAACGAAATTGGATTTATACTTTAAGCGGTGCTGAAAGTGAAGAATTTATAGGTTTACTGAACTCTGGTATCAACTACAATTTATTTGCTCAAAGTCATATTGGAATTGAATATTTATTATATGAACGTTTTGGAGATTATAAAAATTTTCCTAATACAAAAGATTCTAATTCGGCATTAAGATTTTATATCAAACAAACATTTTAA
- the ccsA gene encoding cytochrome c biogenesis protein CcsA: MITEIHFLNSLMPLLYLSTAIVYFYDLIFEGSKFYNSKRVFLFITVFIHIIYLSLRIIEFQHAPITNKFEILTLISLCLSISYFILELLTDFSRTGLLPLIFSFLFQLISSIFISDQINIPAILSSTVLGAHVIGSVLGYSSITIAAIYSIVYLLQYYNLKNNKFSLIYRKMPNLEVLEKLIYNSFVIAFMFHSISIIVGLRYAYTGLPNFQIFDPKFIISMMIWFIFIVGISLKIFKKLFGKGIIKIVLIIFCLILISLFIPNNFMNSFHIFI, from the coding sequence ATGATTACTGAAATTCATTTCCTAAATTCTTTAATGCCTCTGTTATATTTATCAACAGCAATAGTTTACTTTTATGACCTCATATTTGAAGGAAGTAAATTTTATAATTCAAAAAGAGTTTTTTTATTTATTACTGTGTTTATTCACATAATCTATTTATCACTAAGAATTATAGAGTTTCAACATGCTCCAATTACAAACAAATTTGAAATCTTAACACTTATATCGCTTTGTCTTTCCATTTCTTACTTTATCTTGGAACTATTAACTGATTTTAGCCGAACTGGTTTATTACCTTTAATATTTTCGTTTCTTTTTCAATTAATCTCTTCAATATTTATTTCAGATCAAATTAATATTCCGGCAATACTTAGCAGCACTGTATTAGGTGCACATGTTATTGGTTCTGTTTTGGGATATTCAAGTATTACTATTGCTGCAATCTATAGTATTGTTTATTTATTACAATACTATAATCTGAAAAACAATAAGTTTAGTTTGATATACAGAAAAATGCCAAATTTGGAAGTTCTTGAAAAACTTATTTACAATTCATTTGTTATAGCTTTTATGTTCCATTCAATTTCTATTATTGTTGGATTAAGATATGCATATACAGGGCTGCCTAATTTTCAAATATTCGATCCAAAATTTATTATCTCAATGATGATATGGTTTATTTTTATTGTAGGTATTTCACTGAAAATTTTCAAAAAGTTATTTGGCAAGGGAATAATTAAAATAGTTCTAATTATCTTTTGTTTAATTCTAATCTCTTTATTTATACCAAATAATTTTATGAACAGTTTTCATATTTTTATATAA
- the cyoE gene encoding protoheme IX farnesyltransferase: MNTKTLISKNLKIYLPLIKSLQTMLLLITGITGYISARCPIMSWKTFVGLLVSLFLTISGSTILNMWYDRDIDAKMDRTKNRPLPSGTIDSNEVFKIGLIISTIGVVIALSMSPLYGLIIFAGLFIDVVIYTMWLKRKTAWSIVWGGISGGMPILAGRALGIGEIDFIGVLFSVSILLWIPTHILTFSIKYFEDYNLAGIPTFPSTYGKQKTRVIIAISSFGAAVSIATVAFGLGLSWGYLRLFSVLTFGIIGLAGVSIYKPSEIINFGLFKYASFYMLGAMILVVLGTL; this comes from the coding sequence ATGAATACAAAAACACTGATTTCAAAAAACCTAAAGATTTATTTACCTTTAATCAAGAGTCTTCAAACAATGCTTTTGCTAATTACTGGTATTACAGGATATATAAGCGCCCGATGTCCAATAATGTCATGGAAAACATTTGTTGGATTATTAGTAAGCCTATTCTTAACAATTAGCGGTAGTACAATTCTAAATATGTGGTATGATAGAGACATTGATGCTAAAATGGATAGAACTAAAAACCGTCCACTTCCTTCCGGCACAATTGATTCAAATGAGGTTTTTAAAATTGGGCTAATAATTTCAACTATTGGTGTGGTAATTGCTTTAAGTATGTCGCCTTTATACGGTCTAATTATATTTGCTGGTTTATTTATTGATGTAGTTATATATACAATGTGGCTTAAAAGAAAAACTGCTTGGTCAATTGTCTGGGGTGGAATTTCTGGAGGAATGCCAATATTAGCTGGACGTGCTTTAGGAATAGGTGAAATAGATTTTATTGGAGTATTATTTTCAGTTTCAATACTACTTTGGATACCAACCCATATACTTACGTTTAGTATAAAATATTTTGAAGATTATAATTTAGCAGGGATACCTACTTTCCCCTCCACTTATGGAAAACAAAAAACAAGAGTAATTATTGCAATCTCAAGTTTTGGTGCAGCAGTATCCATTGCAACTGTTGCATTTGGTCTCGGACTCTCTTGGGGCTACCTAAGATTGTTTTCTGTTTTAACATTTGGAATAATCGGACTTGCTGGTGTAAGTATTTACAAACCTTCTGAAATAATTAATTTCGGATTATTCAAATATGCATCATTTTATATGCTTGGTGCTATGATATTGGTGGTTTTGGGAACATTATGA
- a CDS encoding SUMF1/EgtB/PvdO family nonheme iron enzyme, with the protein MKIILSIFTFILISLSFVSCQSDTNVGSVKPPFIETGIDSDTWAIVKSGEFPFGQHDHMTNIDYDFEIMITDVTNSQYANFLNEAISAGKVNIGNVEVEAGHKTELVKGVLGNYKGEPFNNFKHEEEMKSGNKLLMPLEIEGLRLVLENEKFKAIPEYANHPVTMITWYGANAYCQFYGFRLPTEKEWEKSARGVNIIDGHGLPFPWGKEIFRNNANYYSSFDLLEKISDKLGNTTPVGFYNGKTYSGYKTLESKSPYGLYDMAGNVWQWMGDDYQDQHYRYLRGGSYYTYEVDLRVWKNNSAHPTYYSPQVGFRCVKKVEKNN; encoded by the coding sequence ATGAAAATCATACTGTCAATATTTACTTTTATTTTGATATCTCTGTCATTTGTTAGTTGTCAATCAGATACAAATGTTGGTTCGGTTAAACCACCATTCATAGAAACTGGTATAGATTCGGACACTTGGGCAATTGTTAAATCTGGTGAATTCCCTTTTGGTCAGCACGATCATATGACAAATATTGATTATGATTTTGAAATTATGATTACTGATGTTACTAACTCTCAATATGCAAATTTTCTAAATGAAGCTATATCAGCCGGGAAAGTTAATATTGGTAATGTAGAAGTCGAAGCTGGACACAAAACAGAATTAGTAAAAGGTGTTTTGGGAAACTATAAAGGAGAACCTTTTAATAACTTTAAGCACGAAGAAGAAATGAAATCAGGTAATAAACTTCTCATGCCGCTTGAAATTGAAGGATTACGTTTAGTTTTAGAAAATGAGAAATTTAAAGCCATCCCTGAATATGCCAACCATCCTGTCACAATGATAACTTGGTATGGAGCAAATGCCTATTGTCAATTTTATGGATTTAGATTACCAACTGAAAAAGAATGGGAGAAATCCGCGAGAGGCGTTAACATCATAGATGGACATGGATTACCTTTTCCTTGGGGAAAAGAAATTTTCAGAAATAATGCTAACTATTATTCCTCATTTGATCTATTGGAAAAAATCTCCGATAAGTTGGGCAATACAACACCTGTTGGTTTTTATAATGGGAAAACATATAGCGGTTACAAAACTTTAGAATCTAAAAGCCCCTATGGTTTATATGATATGGCAGGAAACGTTTGGCAGTGGATGGGAGACGATTATCAAGATCAACACTACCGCTATTTACGAGGCGGCAGTTACTACACTTACGAAGTTGATTTAAGAGTTTGGAAAAATAATAGTGCACATCCAACATATTACAGTCCGCAAGTTGGTTTCAGGTGTGTTAAAAAAGTAGAAAAAAATAATTAA
- a CDS encoding DUF423 domain-containing protein: protein MQKIFFISAAILGGLAVAISAFGAHGGADILVQNNALVTFGKAVRYQMYHSLVLFVVSFALGICKSQTKSLNISGILFLLGIIFFSGSLFLISFTGLKMGYITPIGGTALVGGWFTLAYAGYKVKLK from the coding sequence ATGCAGAAAATATTTTTTATATCCGCTGCAATTTTAGGCGGTTTAGCTGTAGCAATTAGTGCTTTTGGTGCTCATGGCGGTGCTGATATTTTAGTTCAAAATAATGCTTTGGTAACTTTTGGCAAAGCTGTACGCTACCAAATGTACCATTCATTAGTTCTTTTTGTTGTTTCTTTTGCTTTAGGCATTTGTAAATCGCAAACCAAGTCTCTTAATATTTCTGGAATATTATTCCTACTTGGAATAATATTTTTTTCAGGTAGTCTATTCTTAATTTCATTTACAGGTTTAAAAATGGGTTATATAACTCCAATTGGCGGAACAGCATTGGTTGGCGGATGGTTCACTTTAGCATATGCTGGATACAAAGTGAAACTTAAATAA
- a CDS encoding outer membrane protein transport protein, protein MRKIIIISTLLLITSNIFAQKADQMIGVTAGQLALGGSVVADPIDAPSMLYNPAAIGVLEINKIGFDVSLGFVNPPREIKSAIGTPLEKNTESNSNYYLGMGNGFAAKITDKIIVGVAAGGVSGMGVDFPSSTLVDNPTTPFPENVSVVSKKGLLKIVPTIAYKINNDLTIAASIQIAQQSLSLKTPAFILPQTENYGFGGSFGLIYKALPNLQLGLSYTSEINISEYEFNGTSLHPMAGGDGVYLFDMDSPQNVAFGIAFKPMSKLQVEADLKWYNFSSVLDKIDLTTPSGLVIPVNFGWEDQMVYSIGAKLNANECMTIMAGYSYGATPITDENVGNNLGSIAVVEHHISIGLKRAWNDNLSSTISFTHGLYNELESSVAPLNIAASQNIVFFQFGYRM, encoded by the coding sequence ATGAGAAAAATTATAATCATTTCAACCTTATTGTTAATTACTTCAAATATTTTTGCTCAAAAAGCAGATCAAATGATTGGAGTTACAGCAGGACAGTTGGCGCTTGGTGGAAGCGTAGTTGCTGATCCGATAGATGCTCCTTCAATGCTATATAATCCTGCTGCAATTGGTGTTTTGGAAATTAATAAAATTGGATTTGATGTTAGTTTGGGATTTGTAAATCCACCAAGAGAAATCAAAAGTGCAATAGGTACGCCACTTGAAAAAAACACGGAAAGTAATTCAAATTATTATTTGGGAATGGGAAATGGTTTTGCTGCAAAAATTACTGATAAAATAATTGTTGGGGTTGCAGCCGGTGGTGTTTCCGGAATGGGAGTAGATTTTCCTTCTTCAACTTTAGTTGATAATCCAACCACTCCTTTTCCCGAAAATGTTTCTGTAGTTTCAAAAAAAGGGCTGCTTAAAATTGTACCTACTATTGCTTACAAAATTAATAACGATCTAACAATTGCTGCATCTATTCAAATTGCACAACAATCCTTATCATTAAAAACTCCAGCATTCATTCTTCCACAAACAGAAAATTATGGTTTTGGTGGCAGCTTTGGTTTAATATACAAAGCACTTCCTAATTTACAATTAGGATTATCATATACATCTGAAATAAATATTAGCGAATATGAATTCAATGGTACAAGCTTACACCCAATGGCTGGTGGCGATGGTGTATATCTTTTTGATATGGATAGTCCGCAAAATGTTGCATTCGGTATAGCGTTTAAACCAATGTCTAAATTACAAGTTGAAGCTGATTTAAAGTGGTATAATTTCTCTTCTGTATTAGATAAAATAGATTTAACTACTCCATCCGGTTTGGTGATTCCAGTTAACTTTGGTTGGGAAGATCAAATGGTTTATTCAATTGGAGCAAAATTAAATGCTAACGAATGTATGACAATTATGGCTGGTTATTCTTATGGGGCAACTCCAATTACAGATGAAAATGTTGGAAACAATCTTGGATCAATTGCTGTTGTTGAACATCATATTTCAATTGGTCTAAAACGGGCATGGAATGACAATTTGTCTTCAACCATTTCTTTCACTCACGGCTTGTATAATGAATTAGAATCGAGTGTAGCACCATTAAATATTGCGGCAAGTCAAAATATAGTTTTCTTCCAATTTGGTTATAGGATGTAA